The genome window AGAAGAAATCTCTGGTTATTTTTCCGACATCCCTGATATAAAAGAAAAAACCATGCTTGTTCTCATGTATTCTTCCGGGCTTCGTCTCGGTGAAGTCTGTTCCCTCCGTTATGAGGATATCGACCGCAAACAGATGAGGATCTTTATCCGGCATGCAAAGAACCGTTCTTCCAGGTACGCTATCCTTTCAAAGTATGCCCTGGATTTACTTACTGCTTATTGGTTCCAATGTGGAAAACCCAAAAACTGGCTTTTCCCTGCGAACCGAAAGGAAAATGCACCCTATAGCTCTACTAGTTTCTCTAATAAATTTGTGCAATACCGCAAAACTTTTCGTTGGAATGAGAAACTCACCTGCCACTCGTTTCGCCATGCTTTTGGCACCCATCTTTATGAAAATGGCACTGACCTGCTCACAATCAAAGAGCTCCTTGGACATAAATCACTGTTATCCACCACTATTTATGTCCATCTTGCCAGTAATGGGGTACAGGCGGCACTTAGTCCTTTTGACCAGTTTGGAGGTGCTCTTGTTGACAAACAGTAAAATTTCCCAAATCTGGCACTATTCCTATGAAAATTTTTCTGCCTTACATCACCAGTCCGGTGTTCAGGAAAAGACTTCTCATGCCATCCTTAACTGTAAAACCGGAAAACTCGGCTGTAACATCAGCCAATGTACAGTCTGTGGACATACGCAAGTCCACCACAATTCCTGCCGGAATCGGAACTGCCCCAACTGCCAGGCTGTACGAATGGAAATCTGGGCAGATAAGCGGAGAGCAGAGGTCATTGACACCCCTTACTTTCATGTGGTGTTCACACTCCCACATGAACTGAACTCCCTGATCTACTGTAATCAGAAACTCCTGTACAATCTTCTGCACAGATGTTCCGCCGAAACACTTCTGGAATTATCCCAAAATCAGAGGTATCTCGGAGCAACGCCCGGCATTATTCAGGTTCTTCACACGTGGAACCAGGAACTGGATTATCATGTGCACATGCATTGTATCGTATCCGGAGGCGGTCTGACTGCTGATCAAAAGATCCGGAAATCCAAAGGGACTTTTTTTATTCCCGTTAAAGTGCTTCGCGATAAATTCAAAGGAAAATATCTTGCCCATCTAGAGAATTATTATCGGAACAGAATGCTGTCCTTTTCCTCTTCCTGTAAAGAACTCCAGAACTCTTACTGTTGGAAAGAATGGAAAAACAATCTATATGAAAAAGACTGGTGTCCTTACATCAAAGAGACGTTCAATGGTTTTGGGAATGCAATCGAATATCTGGGACGATATACCCATAAGATTGCTATTTCCAACAGCAGGATTCTCTCTGTCACACAATCAGAAACCACTTTTTCGGCACGTGGAATAAAACCCGGTGACCCTAAACGGGAAATCACTCTTCCGAACACAGAATTCATCCGAAGATTTCTGATGCATGTACTTCCATCAGGATTCCAAAAAATCCGTTACTATGGTTTCCTAAATAACCGTATGAAATCAAAAAATCTGAAATTGATTTTCAAACTACAAGGATACCAGAAATTCAAGCGACAATATACAGA of Roseburia hominis contains these proteins:
- a CDS encoding tyrosine-type recombinase/integrase; the protein is MDKYFNTFREMISLRGLTDHTLSAYCTYIRAYLDYLECFLHKQPEEVTWSELRDFVRWLSYSRNLSDRTINCAISQLRFFTMYVLHKPWDATHLPLRKFDTYIPFVPTREEISGYFSDIPDIKEKTMLVLMYSSGLRLGEVCSLRYEDIDRKQMRIFIRHAKNRSSRYAILSKYALDLLTAYWFQCGKPKNWLFPANRKENAPYSSTSFSNKFVQYRKTFRWNEKLTCHSFRHAFGTHLYENGTDLLTIKELLGHKSLLSTTIYVHLASNGVQAALSPFDQFGGALVDKQ
- a CDS encoding IS91 family transposase, with translation MGYRRHLVLLTSLEVLLLTNSKISQIWHYSYENFSALHHQSGVQEKTSHAILNCKTGKLGCNISQCTVCGHTQVHHNSCRNRNCPNCQAVRMEIWADKRRAEVIDTPYFHVVFTLPHELNSLIYCNQKLLYNLLHRCSAETLLELSQNQRYLGATPGIIQVLHTWNQELDYHVHMHCIVSGGGLTADQKIRKSKGTFFIPVKVLRDKFKGKYLAHLENYYRNRMLSFSSSCKELQNSYCWKEWKNNLYEKDWCPYIKETFNGFGNAIEYLGRYTHKIAISNSRILSVTQSETTFSARGIKPGDPKREITLPNTEFIRRFLMHVLPSGFQKIRYYGFLNNRMKSKNLKLIFKLQGYQKFKRQYTDLSIAELLKAVWNYDIRVCPECGCASMEQLGRTYAKPS